The proteins below come from a single Eucalyptus grandis isolate ANBG69807.140 chromosome 3, ASM1654582v1, whole genome shotgun sequence genomic window:
- the LOC104415288 gene encoding LOW QUALITY PROTEIN: S-adenosylmethionine synthase 3 (The sequence of the model RefSeq protein was modified relative to this genomic sequence to represent the inferred CDS: inserted 1 base in 1 codon): protein METFLFTSESVNEGHPDKLCDQISDAVLDACLAQDADSKVACETCTKTNMVMVFGEITTKANVDYEKIVRDTCRGIGFVSDDVGLDADNCKVLVNIEQQSPDIAQGVHGHLTKRPEEIGAGDQGHMFGYATDETPELMPLSHVLATKLGARLTEVRKNGTCPWLRPDGXTQVTVEYYNENGAMVPVRVHTVLISTQHDETVTNDEIAADLKEHVIKPVVPEKYLDEKTIFHLNPSGRFVIGGPHGDAGLTGRKIIIDTYGGWGAHGGGAFSGKDPTKVDRSGAYIVRQAAKSIVASGLARRCIVQVSYAIGVPEPLSVFVDTYGTGKIPDKEILKIVKENFDFRPGMISINLDLKRGGNGRFLKTAAYGHFGRDDADFTWEVVKPLKWEKPQA from the exons ATGGAGACTTTCCTATTCACCTCCGAGTCCGTGAACGAGGGGCACCCGGACAAGCTCTGCGACCAGATCTCCGACGCCGTCCTTGACGCCTGCCTGGCGCAGGACGCCGACAGCAAGGTGGCTTGCGAGACCTGCACCAAGACCAACATGGTCATGGTGTTCGGGGAGATCACCACCAAGGCCAATGTCGACTACGAGAAGATCGTGCGCGACACCTGCAGGGGCATCGGATTCGTGTCCGACGATGTGGGCCTCGATGCTGATAACTGCAAGGTGCTTGTTAACATTGAGCAGCAGAGTCCTGATATTGCTCAGGGCGTCCACGGCCATCTCACCAAGCGGCCAGAGGAGATTGGCGCCGGCGATCAGGGGCACATGTTCGGTTATGCCACTGATGAGACGCCCGAGCTTATGCCTCTGAGCCACGTGCTTGCTACCAAGCTCGGCGCCCGCCTCACTGAGGTCCGCAAGAACGGCACTTGCCCGTGGTTGAGGCCCGATG AGACCCAAGTCACCGTTGAGTACTACAATGAGAATGGGGCCATGGTCCCTGTCCGTGTCCACACCGTCCTCATCTCCACTCAGCATGACGAGACTGTCACGAACGACGAGATTGCTGCCGATCTCAAGGAGCACGTCATCAAGCCCGTGGTCCCTGAGAAGTATCTGGATGAGAAGACCATCTTCCACCTGAACCCGTCAGGCCGTTTCGTTATCGGTGGACCCCATGGCGATGCCGGTCTCACGGGCCGCAAGATCATCATCGACACTTATGGTGGATGGGGTGCGCACGGTGGCGGTGCTTTCTCCGGGAAAGACCCGACCAAGGTGGACCGCAGCGGTGCCTACATTGTTAGGCAGGCTGCCAAGAGCATTGTTGCCAGTGGGCTCGCGAGGAGGTGCATCGTTCAGGTGTCCTACGCCATTGGCGTCCCAGAGCCCTTGTCCGTCTTTGTCGACACCTACGGTACCGGGAAGATCCCCGACAAGGAGATCCTGAAGATCGTGAAGGAGAACTTCGACTTCAGGCCGGGCATGATCTCCATCAACCTGGACCTCAAGAGGGGCGGCAACGGCAGGTTCTTGAAGACTGCCGCCTATGGACATTTCGGAAGGGACGATGCGGACTTCACCTGGGAAGTGGTGAAGCCCCTCAAGTGGGAAAAGCCCCAAGCTTGA
- the LOC104415287 gene encoding autophagy-related protein 8h, giving the protein MGIAKTFKDEFSFDKRLEESKSIVDKYPDRIPVIIERYSRTDLPEMDKKKFLVPHDMSVGQFIHILSSRLQLTSGKALFVFVKNTLPPTASRLDSIYQSSKDDDGFLYMCYSTEKTFG; this is encoded by the exons ATGGGGATTGCCAAGACATTCAAGGATGAGTTCTCCTTCG ATAAGCGCTTGGAAGAATCGAAGAGCATCGTCGACAAGTATCCCGACCGAATCcct GTAATCATAGAAAGATACTCGAGGACCGATCTGCCGGAAATGGATAAGAAAAA ATTTCTCGTCCCTCACGACATGTCAGTAGGTCAGTTCATCCACATTTTAAGTAGCAGGCTGCAATTGACCTCAGGGAAAGCTCTATTTGTATTTGTCAAGAACACCTTGCCTCCAACAG CAAGTCGGCTGGACAGCATCTATCAGTCTTCCAAGGATGATGATGGCTTTCTGTACATGTGCTATAGCACCGAGAAGACCTTTGGCTAA
- the LOC104415286 gene encoding proteasome assembly chaperone 4, which yields MAHDGLGIDGLNLRDSCNSAPISEDAQQGVSENDGGIQITCFSEVANDSTLHFQIIRLEKQIYAWIGCNSSKLGRLYAAAPTRPANLVSVTSILGGASDNTGSGIARRLVVKTGVNIILACNIPKNNPTLEADAERLLMQKLVSLGYRRPKPDGSSV from the exons ATGGCTCATGATGGTTTGGGCATTGATGGATTGAATTTAAGAGACTCCTGCAACTCGGCCCCCATCTCCGAGGATGCTCAACAAGGTGTTTCTGAGAATGATGGTGGTATTCAGATCACGTGCTTCAGTGAAGTTGCCAATGATTCAActcttcattttcaaataatccGTCTCGAAAAGCAG ATCTATGCATGGATAGGTTGTAACTCTTCGAAGCTTGGCCGTCTCTATGCAGCTGCACCTACACGACCT GCCAACCTTGTTAGTGTGACTTCTATACTTGGCGGAGCTTCTGATAATACAGGATCTGGCATTGCTAGAAGATTAG tCGTAAAGACAGGTGTAAACATCATCCTCGCTTGCAATATCCCTAAGAACAACCCCACGCTTGAg GCAGATGCTGAGAGACTCTTAATGCAGAAGCTAGTCAGCCTGGGATACAGAAGGCCTAAGCCTGACGGGTCATCTGTATGA
- the LOC104415285 gene encoding EEF1A lysine methyltransferase 4: MGTTAAAAAATQAYGEPWYWDRRYETDSGAFDWYQKYSALAPLVNLYVPREDRVLVVGCGNSEFSEGMVDDGYEDVVNIDISSVVIEAMQKKYSNRPQLKYMKMDVREMSSFDSHSFNAVIDKGTLDSLLCGHNSRQNAAKMLEEVGRVLKDKGVYILITYGAPTYRLNLLKEMGSWTIKLHVIEKLVGKSDHLWELTNPLPLDNEGSSAETLLGRNPDVHYIYVCTKVG; encoded by the exons ATGGGGacgacggcagcggcggcggcggcgacgcaGGCGTACGGCGAGCCGTGGTACTGGGACAGGCGGTACGAGACCGATTCCGGCGCGTTCGATTGGTACCAGAAGTACAGCGCCCTGGCGCCTCTCGTCAATCTCTACGTCCCTCGCGAAGATCGCGTCCTCGTCGTCGGATGCGGTAACTCAG AATTTAGTGAGGGTATGGTGGATGATGGCTATGAGGACGTGGTGAATATCGATATATCATCAGTTGTGATTGAAGCTATGCAGAAGAAGTACTCTAACCGGCCTCAGCTAAAAT ATATGAAAATGGATGTTCGAGAGATGAGCAGCTTCGATTCACATTCCTTCAACGCCGTGATTGATAAAG GTACACTAGACTCCTTACTG TGTGGGCATAATTCTCGGCAAAATGCTGCTAAGATGCTGGAGGAAGTTGGGAG GGTCCTCAAGGATAAGGGCGTCTATATTCTA ATTACATATGGAGCTCCAACGTATCGGTTGAATTTGTTGAAAGAGATGGGCTCATGGACAATAAAACTTCACGTGATAG AAAAGCTTGTTGGAAAATCTGACCATCTATGGGAGCTAACCAACCCCCTTCCCTTGGACAATGAAGGAAGCTCCGCAGAAACACTGTTGGGCAGAAATCCCGACGTTCACTACATCTATGTTTGTACTAAGGTCGGTTAA